Proteins encoded within one genomic window of Ursus arctos isolate Adak ecotype North America unplaced genomic scaffold, UrsArc2.0 scaffold_9, whole genome shotgun sequence:
- the CUNH4orf48 gene encoding LOW QUALITY PROTEIN: neuropeptide-like protein C4orf48 homolog (The sequence of the model RefSeq protein was modified relative to this genomic sequence to represent the inferred CDS: inserted 2 bases in 1 codon), with protein sequence MAPPPPCRLPRSXCPPWLLLLLSVALLGFQARAEPTAGSAVPAQSRPCVDCHAFEFMQRALQDLRKTAYSLDSRTETLLLQAERRALCACWPAGR encoded by the exons ATGGCCCCCCCGCCTCCGTGCAGGCTCCCGAGGTC CTGCCCGccgtggctgctgctgctgctgagcgTGGCGCTGCTGGGTTTCCAGGCCCGCGCCGAGCCCACCGCCGGGAGCGCCGTCCCCGCGCAGA GCCGTCCGTGCGTGGACTGCCACGCGTTCGAGTTCATGCAGCGCGCCCTGCAGGACCTTCGGAAGACGGCCTACAGCCTGGACTCTCGG ACGGAGACACTCCTGCTGCAGGCCGAGCGCCGGGCCCTGTGTGCCTGTTGGCCTGCCGGGCGCTGA